The Ischnura elegans chromosome 1, ioIscEleg1.1, whole genome shotgun sequence genome contains a region encoding:
- the LOC124154213 gene encoding pyrokinin-1 receptor-like yields MGGDGFFANATAAIEPAASSISSVLLNATPMALVDAVDGSRRVDPSGMWDASATATTLDDRQTFSPTQGTSLPPQWVEGVRRRPPLYVIVPITIIYAIIFFTGIVGNVSTCIIIAKNKHMHTATNYYLFNLAISDLILLVSGMPVEVHQTWSPYTYAFGEAFCVVQSFAAETSANATVLTITAFTVERYVAICHPLRSHAFSGLSRAVRLVVAAWVLAVCLAVPQAIQFGVVYPRQGGGGVAGEAVEQDGAHCTVKKVLVKHAFAISTCVVFVAPMTVITALYVLIGLRLRNSRLIPRRSSAGSLRSEERKAGGKNSQNHVIKMLGELKKGWR; encoded by the coding sequence ATGGGAGGCGACGGTTTCTTCGCGAACGCCACGGCCGCCATAGAGCCCGCCGCCTCCTCCATCAGCAGCGTTCTGCTCAATGCCACCCCGATGGCCCTAGTGGACGCCGTGGATGGCAGCCGCCGCGTGGACCCTTCTGGGATGTGGGACGCCTCCGCGACTGCCACCACCCTCGACGACCGCCAGACCTTCTCGCCGACGCAGGGCACTTCGCTGCCGCCGCAATGGGTGGAGGGCGTCCGCCGCCGGCCGCCCCTATACGTCATCGTGCCCATCACTATCATTTACGCCATCATCTTCTTCACGGGGATCGTGGGCAACGTGAGCACGTGCATCATAATCGCCAAGAACAAGCACATGCACACGGCCACGAATTACTATCTCTTTAACCTGGCTATATCCGACTTGATCCTCCTCGTCTCCGGCATGCCGGTGGAAGTGCATCAGACCTGGTCCCCATACACTTACGCCTTCGGCGAAGCCTTCTGCGTGGTGCAGAGCTTCGCGGCGGAGACCTCGGCCAACGCGACCGTGCTCACCATCACGGCGTTCACGGTGGAGCGCTACGTGGCCATCTGCCACCCGCTGAGGTCCCACGCCTTCTCCGGCCTCTCGCGGGCCGTGCGGCTAGTGGTGGCCGCTTGGGTGCTGGCGGTGTGCCTGGCCGTGCCGCAGGCCATCCAGTTCGGGGTGGTCTACCCTCGGCAGGGAGGCGGGGGCGTGGCGGGGGAGGCGGTGGAGCAGGACGGTGCCCACTGCACCGTGAAGAAGGTGTTGGTGAAGCACGCCTTCGCCATCTCGACTTGCGTCGTATTCGTGGCCCCGATGACGGTCATCACGGCGCTGTACGTGCTCATCGGCCTCCGGCTGCGCAACTCGCGGCTCATCCCGCGGAGGTCATCGGCGGGCTCGCTGAGGAGCGAGGAGCGGAAGGCCGGGGGGAAGAACTCGCAGAATCACGTCATCAAGATGCTGGGTGAGCTTAAGAAGGGTTGGCGATAA